One stretch of Lacrimispora sphenoides DNA includes these proteins:
- a CDS encoding carbohydrate ABC transporter permease yields the protein MAKKKGFMEPFNWKRELKLFPGYLLLSVWILFTIVLLGWVVAASFSTTKAIFSGHVLSQGIHFENYAKAWTNSNVSAIFFNSLMYSVISCTLLVLICAPAAYVLSRFRFAGNKMIQTSLVSAMGVPVVMIVLPLFSLIAGMNVLNNYIANKAVLIFLYVGINVPYTTIFLLTFFANISRAYEEAAAIDGCPPMRAFWLIMFPMAQSGIITVTIFNFINIWNEYFISLIFANSDRVRPVAVGLYSMINSMKYTGDWSGMFASVIIVFLPTFILYIFLSEKIIAGITGGGVKG from the coding sequence ATGGCTAAAAAGAAAGGGTTTATGGAGCCATTTAACTGGAAAAGAGAGCTTAAGCTTTTTCCGGGATATCTGCTCCTTAGTGTTTGGATATTATTTACCATTGTATTGCTGGGCTGGGTGGTAGCCGCCAGCTTTTCTACGACAAAGGCCATCTTTTCAGGCCATGTTTTGTCCCAGGGAATTCATTTTGAAAACTATGCAAAGGCCTGGACTAATTCCAATGTGTCCGCTATTTTCTTTAATTCCCTGATGTATTCCGTTATTTCATGTACGCTTCTTGTTTTGATCTGTGCGCCTGCCGCGTATGTATTGTCCCGCTTTCGCTTTGCAGGGAATAAGATGATCCAGACCAGCCTTGTGTCTGCCATGGGGGTGCCTGTGGTCATGATCGTTCTTCCCCTGTTCAGCCTGATCGCCGGTATGAACGTGTTAAACAACTACATTGCAAACAAAGCGGTGCTGATATTTCTTTATGTGGGGATCAATGTTCCTTATACAACAATTTTTCTTCTCACATTTTTTGCCAATATCTCCAGAGCCTACGAGGAAGCGGCGGCTATTGACGGCTGTCCGCCCATGAGGGCTTTCTGGCTGATCATGTTTCCCATGGCTCAGTCCGGGATCATAACGGTTACTATTTTTAATTTTATTAATATATGGAATGAGTATTTCATTTCCCTGATTTTTGCCAACTCCGACAGGGTACGGCCGGTTGCGGTAGGGCTATATTCCATGATCAATTCTATGAAATATACAGGAGACTGGTCTGGAATGTTCGCATCCGTTATCATCGTATTTCTTCCTACCTTTATTCTTTATATCTTTTTGTCGGAGAAGATCATTGCCGGCATTACCGGAGGCGGAGTCAAAGGTTAA
- a CDS encoding PTS mannitol transporter subunit IICB, with the protein MKEKVQVFGRFLSGMVMPNIGAFIAWGLITALFIPTGWYPNEAIGALVSPMVSMLLPLLIAYTGGSVVYGQRGGVIGAITAMGVIVGSSIPMFMGAMIVGPVSAWVIKKFDRKIESKIPAGFEMLVNNFSLGIIGAILTAIALKGVAPFVEVMNRVMESGVGFFVDHRLLPLASVFIEPAKILFLNNAINHGILSPMGIQQVEEIGKSIFFLLEANPGPGLGVLLAYCLAGKGSAKSSAPGAIIIHFLGGIHEIYFPYILMNPLLLLAVVSGGASGIFVFQLLGVGLTSPASPGSILAVLAMTPRGGYFGVLAGVTVAAVVSFLVALPLLRFTGKGGDLEESTEKVKQMKQESKGNQTPEKKVMPAGSIKKIVFACDAGMGSSAMGATILKKKLAAAGFGDIEVVHSPVSSIPKDAQIVVTHKELKERASRSNPEAELILITNFMAAPEYDELVETLKNKQTDL; encoded by the coding sequence ATGAAAGAGAAGGTACAAGTATTTGGCCGCTTTTTAAGCGGTATGGTAATGCCGAACATCGGTGCATTTATTGCATGGGGACTGATTACGGCATTGTTTATTCCGACCGGCTGGTATCCAAATGAAGCAATTGGTGCCCTGGTCTCCCCTATGGTTTCCATGCTGCTGCCGCTGCTTATTGCTTATACAGGCGGTTCAGTAGTCTACGGACAACGTGGCGGCGTCATCGGTGCAATCACAGCCATGGGCGTGATTGTTGGCTCCAGTATTCCTATGTTTATGGGGGCAATGATCGTGGGACCTGTCAGTGCCTGGGTGATTAAGAAGTTTGACCGAAAGATCGAGAGCAAGATCCCTGCCGGATTTGAGATGCTGGTAAATAACTTTTCCCTCGGCATCATCGGTGCCATCCTGACGGCGATCGCCTTAAAGGGAGTTGCTCCTTTTGTTGAGGTGATGAACCGGGTGATGGAGTCCGGAGTTGGTTTCTTTGTGGATCACAGGCTGCTTCCGCTGGCAAGCGTTTTTATTGAACCTGCCAAGATCTTGTTCCTTAACAATGCCATTAATCATGGAATCCTGTCTCCTATGGGAATCCAGCAGGTGGAGGAAATCGGAAAGTCCATATTCTTTCTTCTTGAGGCGAATCCGGGCCCTGGACTTGGCGTTCTACTGGCTTACTGTCTTGCAGGAAAAGGATCAGCCAAAAGCTCAGCTCCCGGCGCAATTATCATTCACTTTTTAGGCGGAATCCACGAGATCTATTTCCCATACATACTGATGAATCCCCTTTTACTTCTGGCGGTGGTATCAGGCGGAGCCAGTGGAATCTTCGTATTCCAGCTCCTTGGTGTTGGACTGACTTCACCCGCATCTCCTGGAAGCATCCTTGCTGTTCTTGCAATGACACCAAGAGGCGGATACTTTGGAGTATTAGCAGGTGTTACGGTGGCAGCTGTGGTTTCCTTCCTAGTAGCTCTTCCCTTGCTGCGGTTTACCGGAAAAGGCGGGGATTTGGAAGAGTCAACGGAAAAAGTGAAACAAATGAAGCAGGAGTCTAAAGGAAATCAGACCCCAGAAAAGAAAGTTATGCCAGCCGGATCCATTAAAAAAATTGTGTTTGCCTGTGATGCAGGCATGGGCTCCAGCGCTATGGGCGCTACCATATTGAAGAAAAAGCTGGCGGCAGCAGGATTCGGAGATATTGAGGTAGTTCATTCACCCGTATCTTCCATTCCCAAGGATGCTCAGATTGTGGTAACTCATAAAGAACTGAAGGAGCGTGCGTCCCGCAGCAATCCTGAGGCGGAACTGATTTTAATCACTAATTTTATGGCGGCACCGGAATATGATGAGTTGGTGGAAACGTTAAAAAATAAACAAACAGATTTATAA
- a CDS encoding carbohydrate ABC transporter permease: MKKNKTMIAVFLTPAVLMFVLVFLYPIFRTILMSFFKIEGITDSMTKWQFTGLANYSKLASTSLFRISMWNLFRIWLIGGLVVMSLALLFAVILTSGIRFKSFFRAMIYLPNVVSAVALATMWLQYVYSPKFGLLKNVFSAMGLKYLSKVQWLDNDHKFMALLVAYCFGMVGYHMLIFASGIERIGEDYYEAATLDGANKVNQFRYITLPLLKGVFKTNITMWSVTSVGFFVWSQLFSTVTADTQTITPMVYMYMMIFGAGNSMTERNAGLGAAIGVLLSICVVAVFLLCNKLIKEDDLEF; this comes from the coding sequence GTGAAGAAGAATAAGACAATGATTGCCGTATTTCTAACACCGGCAGTATTAATGTTTGTCCTTGTATTCCTTTATCCCATTTTTAGGACAATTTTAATGAGCTTCTTTAAAATTGAAGGAATCACGGATTCAATGACCAAGTGGCAGTTTACCGGATTGGCCAATTACAGTAAGCTTGCGTCGACCAGCTTATTCCGCATTTCCATGTGGAATCTGTTCCGCATCTGGTTAATAGGCGGACTGGTTGTTATGTCTCTCGCTCTTTTGTTTGCAGTGATCCTCACCAGCGGGATACGCTTTAAAAGCTTTTTCAGGGCAATGATCTATCTTCCCAACGTAGTCAGTGCGGTCGCCCTTGCGACCATGTGGCTTCAGTATGTATACAGCCCTAAGTTCGGTCTCCTTAAAAATGTATTTTCCGCCATGGGGCTTAAATACTTATCCAAAGTCCAGTGGCTTGATAATGATCATAAATTCATGGCCCTGCTGGTTGCCTACTGTTTTGGCATGGTAGGATATCACATGCTGATATTTGCAAGCGGGATCGAGCGGATCGGAGAGGACTACTATGAGGCAGCCACTCTGGATGGAGCAAATAAGGTAAACCAGTTCCGCTATATCACCCTTCCTCTGTTAAAGGGGGTATTTAAAACCAATATCACCATGTGGAGCGTTACATCGGTGGGCTTTTTCGTCTGGTCCCAGCTGTTTTCAACGGTTACGGCGGATACCCAGACCATTACTCCCATGGTTTATATGTATATGATGATTTTTGGTGCAGGCAACAGCATGACCGAGCGGAATGCAGGCCTGGGTGCGGCAATCGGTGTCCTTTTAAGCATCTGTGTGGTTGCGGTATTCCTGCTATGCAATAAACTGATAAAAGAGGATGATCTGGAATTCTAA
- a CDS encoding alanine/glycine:cation symporter family protein, with the protein MQAINEFFNKLDSAIWGLPMIVLLFGTHLFLTVRTGFIQRKTFTAIKLSVTKDPDSPGEVSQFQALTTALASTIGTGNIVGVGTAVFLGGPGAVLWCWLTGVFGIATKYSESLIAVKYRVQTKDGRMQGGAMYALERALGLKWLGVLFALFALFASFGIGSGTQINAIAEIIENNVPLPIPRIAIGLVFGVITAVVIIGGIKSIATVCEKLVPFMAAFYVAGCLIILSINADFILPALKAIVTLAFKPGAVAGGLVGRGIMLAMQYGIARGLFSNESGMGSAPLVASAAQTRNPVRQALVSSTGTFWDTVVVCLMTGLVLVSTIMKNPDINMDMIQNGGQMTTAAFSQIPVLGPVILVVGIITFAYSTILGWSYYGERCCEYLFGTKGMLPYKIIFVSIVVVGPVLSLDLVWTISDILNALMAIPNLVAVLLLSGVVAKDTKYYLSHLDERDETPIPVIDK; encoded by the coding sequence ATGCAAGCAATTAATGAATTTTTCAACAAGCTGGACTCAGCAATTTGGGGGTTACCCATGATTGTACTGCTGTTTGGCACTCACTTATTTTTGACCGTGCGTACAGGCTTTATCCAGCGAAAAACCTTTACAGCCATTAAGCTGTCTGTAACAAAAGACCCTGATTCACCAGGTGAGGTCAGCCAGTTTCAGGCGCTGACTACTGCCCTTGCTTCTACCATCGGTACCGGCAATATTGTGGGAGTTGGCACGGCGGTGTTCTTAGGCGGCCCGGGTGCTGTTCTCTGGTGCTGGCTCACCGGCGTATTCGGCATTGCTACCAAATATTCTGAATCCCTGATTGCAGTTAAATATCGTGTGCAGACGAAGGATGGACGAATGCAGGGAGGTGCCATGTATGCACTGGAGCGTGCATTGGGCTTAAAGTGGCTTGGCGTACTCTTTGCACTATTCGCCCTGTTTGCTTCCTTTGGCATTGGAAGCGGGACTCAGATCAATGCCATCGCTGAGATTATCGAAAACAACGTACCGCTGCCGATCCCGCGCATTGCAATCGGCCTTGTCTTCGGTGTTATTACTGCTGTGGTTATTATCGGCGGCATCAAGTCCATCGCAACGGTGTGCGAGAAGCTTGTACCATTTATGGCGGCTTTCTATGTGGCAGGCTGTCTGATCATTCTTAGTATCAATGCTGATTTCATCCTTCCTGCACTTAAGGCGATTGTGACCCTGGCCTTTAAACCCGGTGCGGTTGCAGGCGGGCTGGTTGGCCGGGGTATTATGCTTGCCATGCAGTACGGCATTGCCCGCGGCTTATTTTCCAATGAGTCCGGTATGGGTTCCGCACCGTTAGTAGCTTCGGCTGCGCAGACACGTAATCCGGTGCGTCAGGCGCTGGTTTCCTCAACCGGAACCTTCTGGGATACGGTTGTTGTCTGCCTTATGACTGGTCTGGTCCTTGTTTCGACCATAATGAAAAACCCGGACATCAACATGGATATGATACAAAACGGCGGACAGATGACCACCGCTGCTTTCAGTCAGATTCCTGTGCTTGGGCCGGTGATTCTGGTAGTTGGAATCATTACTTTTGCTTATTCCACCATTCTAGGCTGGTCTTATTACGGGGAACGATGCTGCGAGTACTTATTCGGCACCAAGGGGATGCTGCCCTATAAAATCATCTTCGTATCAATCGTAGTTGTCGGTCCTGTACTGTCTCTGGATTTGGTATGGACGATTTCAGACATCCTAAACGCACTGATGGCGATTCCCAATCTTGTGGCTGTTCTGCTTTTATCGGGCGTTGTGGCAAAGGATACAAAGTACTATCTGAGCCACTTAGATGAAAGGGACGAAACGCCGATTCCGGTCATAGATAAATAA
- the metK gene encoding methionine adenosyltransferase: MEKLLFTSESVTEGHPDKMCDQISDAILDEMLKQDPMSRVACESCCTTGLVMVMGEITTHAYVDIQKVVRETVREIGYDRAKYGFDCDTCGVIVALDEQSADIALGVDRALEAKEHKMSDEEIDAIGAGDQGMMFGFASNETEEYMPYPIALAHKLALRLTKVRKDGTLTYLRPDGKTQVTVEYDENGNPLRLDAVVLSTQHDENVSQEQIHTDIKKYVFDEVLPAELVDEKTNFFINPTGRFVIGGPHGDSGLTGRKIIVDTYGGYARHGGGAFSGKDCTKVDRSAAYAARYVAKNIVAAGLADKCEIQLSYAIGVAHPTSVMVDTFGTGKLSNEKLVEIIRENFDLRPAGIIKMLDLRRPIYKQTAAYGHFGRNDLDLPWEKLDKVSLLKNYL; this comes from the coding sequence ATGGAAAAATTATTATTTACATCCGAGTCCGTTACAGAAGGACATCCGGATAAAATGTGTGACCAGATCTCTGATGCGATTTTAGACGAGATGTTAAAGCAGGATCCCATGAGCCGTGTGGCTTGTGAAAGCTGCTGTACCACAGGTCTTGTTATGGTTATGGGAGAAATAACGACCCATGCATACGTAGACATACAGAAAGTGGTACGGGAGACCGTAAGGGAAATCGGCTATGACCGTGCAAAATACGGGTTTGACTGCGATACCTGCGGCGTGATCGTAGCTCTGGACGAGCAGTCTGCTGATATTGCCTTAGGCGTTGACCGGGCCCTGGAAGCAAAGGAACATAAGATGTCTGATGAAGAGATCGACGCCATCGGAGCAGGAGACCAGGGGATGATGTTTGGCTTTGCCAGCAATGAAACCGAGGAGTATATGCCATACCCCATCGCCCTTGCTCACAAGCTGGCCCTTCGGCTTACCAAGGTACGCAAGGATGGAACCCTTACTTACCTCCGTCCTGACGGAAAGACCCAGGTAACCGTAGAATATGATGAGAACGGCAATCCTCTCCGCTTGGATGCGGTGGTTTTATCCACTCAGCATGATGAGAACGTGAGCCAGGAGCAGATTCACACGGATATTAAAAAGTATGTATTTGATGAAGTTCTGCCTGCAGAGCTGGTGGATGAGAAGACTAATTTCTTCATTAATCCTACCGGACGCTTTGTAATCGGCGGACCTCACGGAGACAGCGGCCTGACCGGACGTAAGATTATCGTAGATACCTACGGCGGCTATGCACGTCACGGCGGCGGAGCATTCTCCGGAAAGGACTGCACCAAGGTAGACCGTTCCGCTGCTTATGCGGCACGTTATGTTGCAAAGAACATCGTAGCAGCAGGGCTGGCTGACAAGTGTGAGATCCAGCTTTCCTATGCCATCGGTGTGGCACATCCTACTTCCGTTATGGTAGATACTTTTGGAACCGGAAAATTAAGCAATGAAAAGCTTGTGGAGATCATCAGGGAAAACTTTGACCTGCGTCCCGCAGGAATTATTAAGATGCTGGATTTACGCCGCCCGATCTACAAACAGACGGCAGCTTACGGACATTTTGGTAGAAATGACTTAGACCTGCCATGGGAGAAGCTTGATAAAGTTTCACTTTTAAAGAACTATTTATAA